A single Eleginops maclovinus isolate JMC-PN-2008 ecotype Puerto Natales chromosome 5, JC_Emac_rtc_rv5, whole genome shotgun sequence DNA region contains:
- the cenpk gene encoding centromere protein K — protein sequence MAEVESGGAAAEARSEAALNELIDLCEDQFTKLAKLQNDIVLSEQDSCGNPPDHAVNRLMATEAELKQWLTVEPKLLASNSEVLLKAGKEEMLKLCSELEMVVCCQEAKRDKLRETKELEQKWLEEKQQALIASKNHLERMKTEKGEASKFNVLLDTKAKIQKMKTYQESLMECLGDVLEKHFPLPQNASSTNKKTKSNAQEFDEDMISFNEILELLMNKALSTPHDPYITIENTFWPPYIELMLRYGIAVRHQENNFKIRLETFF from the exons ATG GCCGAGGTGGAGTCAGGTGGGGCGGCGGCAGAAGCCCGGTCAGAGGCCGCTCTCAATGAGCTCATAGACCTGTGTGAGGACCAGTTCACCAAGCTGGCGAAG CTTCAGAATGACATCGTACTGTCTGAACAAGACTCATGTGGGAATCCTCCAGACCAC GCAGTTAATCGACTGATGGCAACGGAAGCAGAACTAAAGCAGTGGCTGACAGTAGAGCCTAAAT TGTTGGCATCAAACTCAGAAGTTTTACTCAAAGCTGGAAAGGAGGAG atgcTCAAACTGTGCTCTGAACTTGAGATGGTTGTTTGTTGCCAGGAAGCAAAGAGAGACAAGCTGAGAGAAACAAAGGAACT TGAACAGAAGTGGTTGGAGGAGAAGCAACAGGCGCTGATAGCTTCCAAAAACCATTTGGAGCGGATGAAAACGGAAAAGGGAGAGGCATCAAAGTTCAA TGTATTGCTGGACACCAAAgctaaaatccagaaaatgaaAACCTACCAGGAAAGCTTGATGGAGTGTCTGGGGGATGTTCTGGAGAAGCACTTCCCTCTCCCTCAGAATGCGTCCAGCACTAACAAGAAGACGAAG agcAATGCCCAGGAGTTTGATGAAGACATGATTTCATTCAATGAAATTCTCGAG CTGCTCATGAACAAGGCCCTGTCCACACCACACGATCCCTATATAACCATAGAAAACACATTCTGGCCCCCGTACATAGAGTTGATGCTGCGTTATGGCATTGCGGTGCGGCACCAAGAGAATAACTTCAAGATCCGcctggaaacatttttttaa
- the LOC134865022 gene encoding stromal membrane-associated protein 1-like, whose product MATRSEREKAQKLNEQHQAILSKMLREEDNKYCADCEAKGPRWASWNLGVFICIRCAGIHRNLGVHISRVKSVNLDQWTAEQIQSIQDMGNTNARQLYEANLPESFRRPQTDQAVEFFIRDKYEKKKYYSKNVTNGSSPKDAKKEKEPDRGSKVSSYSKGDEPRPVPKISPAKTSEPSVNLLGLDIPTAAATNNGSISTSQNNNDLDIFGPMVSNPLPASSSAAPFPQVSSSNAASTPTQLPASVAAGGGASSGSGQGDLDLFSDSSSTPKTEDGAKKPLSKDSILSLYGTNSMSQQAPTAGMFMGPSQMQFPVQAAGGYQAFPGMGTAMPPTTVMGAMMAQSGAAMMGPSPGMMVGMTMPNGFMGNAQAGGVMGMAPRMMGPQGGALPAGMVPAQGMYAIQPGQQAQWNMGQVNQQMSGLALNGAGGQMAFAQPPSAMGGWAANGSGQTLSTQLWK is encoded by the exons ATGGCGACCCGCTCGGAGAGAGAAAAGGCCCAAAAACTCAACGAGCAGCACCAGGCCATCCTGTCCAAAATGCTGCGAGAGGAAGACAACAAGTACTGCGCCGACTGCGAGGCGAAAG gtcCAAGATGGGCATCCTGGAATCTGGGAGTATTTATCTGCATCCGGTGTGCTGGCATCCACAGGAATCTGGGAGTACACATATCCAGAGTCAAATCAGTCAATCTGGACCAATGGACAGCAGAACAAATCCAG AGTATACAGGATATGGGTAACACCAATGCCAGGCAGCTTTATGAGGCCAACCTTCCAGAAAGCTTCAGAAGACCTCAAACAGACCA AGCAGTGGAATTCTTCATCAGGGATAAAtatgagaagaagaaatactACAGCAAGAATGTGACAAATGGAAGCAGT CCAAAAGATGctaagaaagagaaagagccGGACAGAGGAAGCAAGGTGTCATCTTACAGTAAG GGTGACGAGCCCAGGCCAGTCCCCAAAATCAGCCCTGCTAAGACTTCAGAACCATCTGTGAACCTACTAGGACTTG ACATACCAACAGCTGCAGCAACTAACAATGGTAGCATAAGCACAAGCCAGAACAACAATGACTTGGATATATTCGGCCCGATGGTATCCAACCCTCTCCCCGCCTCCTCATCCGCAGCTCCCTTTCCTCAG GTGAGCTCCAGTAACGCAGCGAGCACTCCCACACAACTTCCTGCGTCGGTGGCAGCGGGGGGCGGAGCCAGCTCGGGGTCAGGGCAGGGAGACCTGGACCTGTtcagtgacagcagcagcactccTAAGACTGAGGACGGGGCCAAGAAGCCGCTGTCCAAGGACTCCATCCTGTCCCTTTATGGAACCAACAGCATGTCCCAACAGGCGCCCACAG CCGGCATGTTCATGGGCCCCTCCCAGATGCAGTTTCCTGTCCAGGCTGCTGGAGGTTACCAGGCCTTCCCTGGCATGGGTACTGCCATGCCGCCTACAACCGTCATGGGCGCCATGATGGCTCAGAGCGGGGCTGCCATGATGGGGCCCAGTCCGGGCATGATGGTCGGGATGACCATGCCTAATGGCTTCATGGGAAATGCGCAAGCAGGCGGCGTGATGGGCATGGCGCCGAGGATGATGGGACCACAGGGCGGTGCGTTGCCTGCAGGCATGGTGCCTGCTCAGGGCATGTACGCAATCCAGCCCGGGCAGCAGGCGCAGTGGAACATGGGTCAG GTGAATCAGCAGATGTCAGGGTTGGCCCTGAACGGTGCGGGGGGCCAGATGGCTTTCGCTCAGCCTCCATCAGCTATGGGTGGATGGGCCGCCAACGGATCTGGCCAGACTCTGAGCACACAGCTATGGAAGTGA